One genomic window of Ammospiza nelsoni isolate bAmmNel1 chromosome 4, bAmmNel1.pri, whole genome shotgun sequence includes the following:
- the CCKAR gene encoding cholecystokinin receptor type A has translation MEIVDASSFLGNGTNITDFFCDIILENDTFFCVDDAPYPSKDLHQIIRILLYCLIFLLSILGNILVITVLIRNKRMRTVTNTFLLSLAVSDLMLCLFCMPFTLIPNLLKDFIFGSAVCKTATYFMGVSVSVSTFNLVAISLERYSAICKPLQSRVWQTKSHALRVIAATWCVSFVIMSPYPIYSKLVPFTKYNNTTANMCRLLWPSDVIQQSWYTFLLLTLFLIPGIIMMIAYGLISLELYRGIKFDASQRKSSRERRISTCSAKYEDGDGCYLNKTKRKRKMPLQQLSAMSHNKIERVRSNSSSANLMAKKLVIRMLMVIVVLFFICWTPIFSVNAWRAFDTASADRRLSGAPISFIHLLSYTSACVNPIIYCFMNKRFRMAFLATFACCAPQTPPAARGEAADEEEGKTTRASLSKCSYTHMAASAPP, from the exons ATGGAAATAGTTGATGCCAGTAGCTTCCTTGGGAATGGCACCAACATTACTGATTTCTTCTGCGATATCATCTTGGAAAATGACACTTTTTTCTGTGTGGATGATGCACCTTATCCTTCTAAAG ATTTGCATCAGATAATAAGGATTCTGCTGTATTGCTTGATATTTCTGCTCAGCATTTTGGGGAACATTCTGGTGATTACGGTGCTGATAAGAAACAAGCGTATGCGAACAGTCACCAACACCTTCCTGCTGTCACTAGCAGTCAGTGACctgatgctctgccttttctgcATGCCTTTCACCCTCATTCCCAACCTgctaaaagattttatttttggaagtGCTGTTTGTAAAACTGCCACTTATTTCATGG GTGTCTCTGTAAGTGTCTCTACCTTCAACCTGGTTGCCATATCTTTGGAGAGATACAGTGCCATTTGCAAACCACTGCAGTCCAGGGTCTGGCAGACAAAGTCTCACGCCCTGAGAGTGATTGCTGCGACCTGGTGTGTGTCCTTTGTTATCATGTCACCATACCCAATCTACAGCAAGCTGGTACCTTTCACCAAGTACAACAACACCACAGCCAATATGTGCCGGCTCCTCTGGCCAAGCGATGTCATTCAGCAGTCCTG GTACActttcctgctcctcacactCTTTCTTATTCCTGGGATTATAATGATGATTGCGTATGGTTTGATTTCTTTGGAACTCTACAGAGGAATAAAATTTGATGCCAGCCAGAGAAAATCTTCACGAG AAAGAAGAATAAGTACCTGCAGCGCCAAATACGAGGATGGAGATGGATGTTACctcaacaaaaccaaaaggaaaaggaaaatgccaTTGCAACAGCTCTCTGCTATGAGCCACAACAAAATAGAGAGAGTGAGAAGCAACAGCTCTTCTGCCAACTTAATGGCCAAGAAACTTGTCATCCGTATGCTGATGGTGatagtggttttgtttttcatttgctgGACTCCCATCTTCAGTGTCAACGCCTGGCGCGCCTTCGACACGGCCTCCGCCGACCGGCGCCTCTCGGGGGCTCCCATCTCCTTCATCCACCTGCTGTCCTACACCTCTGCCTGCGTGAACCCCATCATCTACTGCTTCATGAACAAGCGCTTCCGCatggccttcctggccacctTCGCCTGCTGCGCCCCGCAAACGCCGCCCGCCGCGCGCGGAGAGGCTGCTGATGAGGAGGAGGGCAAGACGACGAGGGCTTCCCTCTCCAAATGTTCCTACACACACATGGCTGCCTCTGCACCCCCCTGA